In the Nilaparvata lugens isolate BPH chromosome 9, ASM1435652v1, whole genome shotgun sequence genome, one interval contains:
- the LOC120353111 gene encoding uncharacterized protein LOC120353111 gives MKKIAIGQNISRNQVIYFCQGFCIQLCIGAYIIENEEMVLIKLKHGIVLACVMIVLAFFCNCAQNLLDKNNEMVSALYDFEWHNKEVLFQKDFQILMMQVNVEPTIKFFGIFKMDQTSLSSIFKGAYSYLNFLHSLAEFE, from the exons ATGAA GAAAATTGCGATTGGTCAGAACATTTCCAGGAATCAAGTTATCTATTTTTGTCAAGGATTTTGTATCCAACTCTGCATTGGAGCATATATTATTGAG aaTGAGGAGATGGTGCTTATCAAACTAAAGCATGGAATTGTGTTAGCTTGTGTTATGATTGTACTTGCTTTCTTCTGTAACTGTGCTCAAAATTTACTGGACAAG AACAATGAAATGGTCAGTGCTCTCTACGATTTTGAATGGCACAATAAAGAGGTTTTATTCCAAAAAGACTTTCAAATCTTGATGATGCAAGTTAATGTGGAACCAACTATAAAATTTTTCGGTATCTTCAAAATGGATCAGACAAGTCTTAGCTCG ATTTTCAAAGGAGCTTACTCATATTTGAACTTCCTTCATTCACTTGCGGAGTTCGAatga
- the LOC111058754 gene encoding ubiquitin carboxyl-terminal hydrolase calypso, which produces MPVDINQLTDGWLTLESDSGLFTLLLEDFGVKGVQVEEIYDLQKSLDSPVYGFIFLFRWIEERRSRRKIVDQSDIFVKDEEIVNNIFFAQQMVPNSCATHSLLSVLLNCPNIHLGETLSRLKVHSSGMNPENKGWAIGNTPELAKAHNSHAMPQAKRKLDKTSGISTGRYTGEAYHFVSYVPINGRLFELDGLKPYPMDHGPWGDEEDWTEKFRKVIADRPGITTGEKYNDIRFNLMAVVPDKRPGITHKLNMLETNRQIVMEALQQLVKLNHPDLASVSPGDKSELKTELSSGESMEPSKVSPGSKRKEAVLNGLGSVEVGDGDVPNKIPKKSVTDTVGGGDGVEMKVEDEGSGLVTLEENSEVEGRVEEDVGETLGGKTADDDADRKEVVSEERESKVEIESRGITEGGSDLSILSKISLIVTSENNEVVKSEILEKTKPDYSTPLTIQTSPTPSTSSTDTSSEVGSAFNSPTQGWGWNSGGQNSPNSSTKDLKKFVVIRVAMAGSSGYLGVGDDKMDPTRKGFRKVCLEAGALPKNWERAPGSKLGNLRVISPLALSDGKFKHSPSKLSSPAGDRLNPPVETHQHTFAPKDLLALLRNLEVEISVCEGNLRDENEKRKKYKVDDCRRTHNYDEFICTFLSMLAQQGKLADLVQQHLVVQRKQGVPQVKNVTQPRANLQNKKPETKFLGSTVSAGYSKKGKKSTKHRKRR; this is translated from the exons atGCCAGTAGACATTAATCAGTTAACCGACGGTTGGTTAACGCTAGAAAGTGATTCAGGACTGTTTACTTTGTTATTGGAAGACTTTGGAGTGAAAGGTGTCCAAGTGGAAGAGATCTACGATCTGCAAAAATCCTTGGACAGTCCTGTTTACGGATTTATCTTCCTGTTTCGGTGGATCGAAGAGCGAAGATCACGTAGGAAAATAGTAGACCAAAGTGACATTTTTGTGAAAGATGAGGAAATTGTCAACAACATATTTTTCGCTCAACAAATGGTTCCAAATAGTTGTGCTACACATTCGCTATTGTCGGTGCTTTTGAATTGTCCTAACATACATTTGGGAGAGACTTTGAGTCGTTTGAAGGTGCATTCTTCTGGTATGAACCCTGAGAATAAAGGTTGGGCCATTGGAAATACGCCTGAGTTAGCTAAAGCTCATAACTCTCATGCTATGCCTCAGGCTAAGAGAAAGCTTGATAAAACGTCTGGAATCAGTACTGGAAG ATACACCGGAGAAGCCTACCACTTCGTCAGTTACGTTCCCATCAACGGGCGCCTGTTCGAGCTGGATGGTCTGAAACCCTACCCCATGGACCATGGACCCTGGGGCGACGAGGAAGACTGGACCGAGAAGTTCCGCAAAGTCATCGCAGATCGTCCAGGTATCACCACCGGTGAGAAATACAACGACATCCGGTTCAACCTGATGGCTGTTGTACCCGACAAACGTCCAGGCATCACCCATAAACTAAACATGTTGGAAACTAACAGACAGATCGTCATGGAGGCACTGCAACAACTCGTGAAACTCAACCACCCGGATTTGGCGTCAGTTTCCCCGGGCGACAAATCTGAACTGAAAACTGAACTTTCTAGTGGGGAAAGTATGGAACCTTCAAAAGTCTCCCCGGGATCTAAACGGAAAGAGGCTGTCCTTAATGGGTTGGGGAGTGTTGAGGTGGGGGATGGGGATGTTCCTAACAAGATCCCCAAAAAATCGGTCACAGATACTGTGGGAGGGGGGGATGGTGTGGAAATGAAGGTTGAAGATGAGGGGTCAGGGTTGGTTACCTTGGAAGAGAATTCAGAGGTTGAGGGGAGAGTTGAAGAGGATGTGGGAGAAACCCTTGGggggaaaacagctgatgatGATGCAGATAGGAAGGAGGTGGTTTCTGAGGAGAGAGAAAGTAAGGTTGAGATAGAATCTAGAGGGATTACTGAGGGTGGATCTGATTTATCAATTCTGTCGAAAATTTCCCTGATTGTAACATCTGAAAACAACGAGGTGGTGAAGAGTGAAATCTTGGAGAAGACCAAACCTGATTACTCCACCCCTCTCACCATCCAAACCTCCCCCACCCCTAGCACATCAAGCACTGACACATCCTCAGAGGTTGGGAGTGCTTTCAACTCCCCAACCCAAGGCTGGGGGTGGAACTCGGGGGGACAGAACTCTCCCAACTCCTCCACCAAAGACTTGAAGAAATTCGTGGTGATCAGGGTGGCTATGGCAGGATCTTCAGGTTATCTAGGAGTTGGGGATGACAAGATGGACCCCACCAGGAAGGGGTTCAGGAAGGTGTGTTTAGAAGCTGGTGCACTCCCTAAGAATTGGGAAAGGGCCCCGGGGTCCAAACTGGGGAACCTGAGGGTGATAAGCCCCCTAGCATTAAGTGATGGCAAGTTTAAACACTCCCCTTCCAAATTATCCTCACCTGCTGGTGACCGATTAAACCCCCCAGTAGAAACCCATCAACACACCTTCGCCCCCAAAGATCTCCTAGCACTCTTGAGGAACCTGGAAGTTGAGATTAGTGTCTGTGAGGGGAACCTACGTGACGAAAACGAGAAACGCAAGAAATACAAAGTGGATGATTGTAGACGTACTCATAACTATGACGAATTTATCTGCACGTTTTTATCGATGCTTGCCCAACAAGGGAAACTAGCCGACTTGGTTCAACAGCATCTAGTGGTCCAAAGGAAACAGGGTGTGCCTCAGGTTAAGAATGTTACTCAACCCAGGGCTAATTTGCAAAATAAGAAACCGGAAACTAAGTTTTTGGGGTCGACTGTTAGTGCAGGGTACAGTAAAAAGGGGAAGAAGAGTACAAAGCATAGGAAACGAAGGTAG